GGGAAATCTCAAAATCGGGTGCAAATCCCGCAGCACAAAAATAGTCGATTCCTGCTCATTTTGTTTTTGTTTAGCAGCTTCTTGGTCGCTTACCTTGGCAATGCGAGTTAACGCTCCCATTGCCGAGCCTTTATCCGCGCCGTTGTCATTCCAACCGCGCACAATATCCCAAAACAATAGTTTGCGCTTACTTCCACGTTCGGCTACTTGATGCAGCACTTCTTCCACTGGTTCTTCTTCAGCGGCGACAATGTACAGCAGCGGGTAAAGCGCCCGAATCATTAAATCCAGCTGTTGCACCAATGCTGCATGAGGAGCATTTTGTCCGCCTAAAACGGCAGAAGATGCTTCTGGTTGCTGGGGATTTTTACTCATTTCTCCTTCCCTTGACGCGATCGTTGACCCCGCACGCTGCTCCTGTGTAATACAATAATACATCTTTTTGTAGTATTACACAACCAACGCGATTACTCGCATTGCATACTTGATTTAGCTTAGCTTCACTTGGATAGAGTCGGTACGCCCTGTAAAAAAGCTCCACTTAACAGCAATACTGTTTGCGGATCGAGTTCGCCGTTCGCTTTCAAACCTTCAGCCTTCTGAAAACTCAGGATAGCTTTTTTCAAGTCGCCAAAAGACTGCGCTGTCTGCAAATACCCCAGCCGATGCAGATAATCAGCCGCTTGAGGGGGAGTTAAGTAGATATCCTGGGGGCGAAAAATCGGCAGGTACTGGTGACGCCAAACTTTGGCAAACACAGTGCGATCGAGTTGAAATATTTTTCCCCGTGCGGGGTCTGCAATTGTCGCCGTATCGGAACTCAAAGCCAACAAAGCCACCGCATGAGGAAGTTTGCGAACGCCGCTGAACAGCCAAACTGCCAACACACCAGGGCGATTGATTTGCTGCATTTGTTCCCAAGTTGGGCCCAGTTCGATCGCATCCATACCCAAAGCTTTGGCCGCTACAATTAACTGGGGCATGGAAGTTCCCATACGACTGGTTCCAGCTAAACGCGCCACGCTGGATTCGGTGCTATCCAGTCCCCAGCGACGCAACAAGGTAGCCAACGCCGCAGGCGCACAGCTGCTGGTGGAAGTTTGCTTAAACACGCCATTCGGTTGCAGGTTATCTTCAAGAGACGAGTAGATGGGAGCCAAAAAATAAGCTTCGGCGGAGGTAAACGCACCCAGTCCCAGTAAGGCAAGCAAAACTACTGCAATTATCTGCGATCGCGCCGTGTACCAGCTAACTGTGAAAGCCATACCGCAAATTCCTAACAAGATTACCCGTAGCAATGTCCAACTCACCTGCATACCGTAGAAACGCCATTCCAAAGGCAAAATCTGCATCTGCGGCACATTTAATGTTAGTATCAATAATGCGAAATAGAAACCTAAGAAAGCTAGCGATATCCACGATTTACCCTTAAACAAATCGTTTGCTGTCGCGCCATTTCGCAGCAATACCTTGCCAAAAACCATACCCAAACGAAATAGCAACGAACCCAACAACAAAGTGATAATTATCTCCAGTCCCATAAAAGCCACGCAGGTTTTTTCCAGCAGCTTGTTTCTTCGTTATTAATAATTATGCCCAATCAAGAAAAACTGCGTCAGCAGCTACTACAACTCGACGGTCGCGGTTATAAAGCTTACCGAGATATTGAAGGAAGCTACGAGTTTTCCGATTTCACTTTAATAGTCGATCGCACTCAAGGAGATCCCTTCGCCGCACCCAGTCACTTCCGCGTCAAGGTAGCAGGAGAAATCGCCGCTTTTCCCCCTCAACTATACCAAACCAAAAGCCGTGCGATCGCCCTGCGCGATTACCTCACTCGTCAGTTCGATCTCTACGCCCGCAGTATCGGTAAAAGACGCGGTACTGGCAACAGCGGTTTAATCGGAATTACCCGGATCGGACAAGAAGTTTTAGAACGCACTTCCGTATTAATCGACGATGAATTTGTGGAAGTGCGATTTGTGGTCGGACTACCCGCTGGTGGGCGACGTATTCTGGGGCACCAAGCTGTCGAAATGCTCTGCGAACAAATACCCCAAATTGTCGATCGCACTCTTAAATATTATCACCTGGATGCGAACAAAATTCAACATCACGTTGAAGTTGTCGAGGATGCAGATTGGATAAGGCAACAATTAACAGAACGCGGTTTAGTTGCTTTCATTCCCAACGGTGCCATTTTACCGCGACGCAGCGGCGTCGATGACCAACCTTTGCCAAATGAAGCGGTAGCATTTCAATCGCCAAA
This is a stretch of genomic DNA from Aerosakkonema funiforme FACHB-1375. It encodes these proteins:
- a CDS encoding cysteine peptidase family C39 domain-containing protein, with the translated sequence MGLEIIITLLLGSLLFRLGMVFGKVLLRNGATANDLFKGKSWISLAFLGFYFALLILTLNVPQMQILPLEWRFYGMQVSWTLLRVILLGICGMAFTVSWYTARSQIIAVVLLALLGLGAFTSAEAYFLAPIYSSLEDNLQPNGVFKQTSTSSCAPAALATLLRRWGLDSTESSVARLAGTSRMGTSMPQLIVAAKALGMDAIELGPTWEQMQQINRPGVLAVWLFSGVRKLPHAVALLALSSDTATIADPARGKIFQLDRTVFAKVWRHQYLPIFRPQDIYLTPPQAADYLHRLGYLQTAQSFGDLKKAILSFQKAEGLKANGELDPQTVLLLSGAFLQGVPTLSK